A stretch of the Ascaphus truei isolate aAscTru1 chromosome 4, aAscTru1.hap1, whole genome shotgun sequence genome encodes the following:
- the NHSL1 gene encoding NHS-like protein 1 isoform X10, with protein sequence MFCLKAVSSLDKESKWTVHYTASWHQQENVFLPSSRPQCVEDLHRQAKLNLKSVLRECDKLRRDGCRSSQYYSQGPSFSSSTSMVCTSCQEDDEEHDHKSNLLGCVCQSCHSVCCYLIPWNVKFSVSSNEEEQLLSSKRPKTPVSNEFSDTHTNWTKSLPLPTPEEKMRQESQAVHTDVIPINVTGENFDRQASFRRSLIHTDTVVRRPKKVKRRKTITGIPDNIQKELAGTVQLGFRGHSMHIPDNYSTLEKLETCHPTTQRSDTRDFSCQTDEIKIVPPSVRRIRAQKGQGIAALMSNSSGNMSTLNDTSGFLSRLNGELHFRSLPRPGPRVCLQSLEQKQDDRDQIEDSLITLPRQLSKLQVDDSVVHLRDNPRAGTLQRPKSQEIRGSESEVQSNPACMVSPHAAYSTSVIPNAMLYSSSEVIAIHTSQSTGKLDSKVTSSCSSSHTKSIYRDRGRVNSTLRIKDDHHSSSGNWSDNSSARHSQTSDTISPTAVTMVSLRDSAVSLINTGNMNNGPQTMPCRMNPGFINHSQDSDTRSESSYSDGRQRNGSITSSINSTDNWTFEARENDRAFSRKPSSVVSGSPVSNMSTCSSERKADSSSLFSLDHDGYYTSMHVDSGINSGNQSHNNDIQNPRHSIINIFDKKEKQSIDVRSIYSDKSLTRSISLKKPKKPPPLPSRTDSLRRPLKKNAQSNGQVLSETLIASLQQSLQLNLKGKSSSSPSQSPCSDYEDPWILRSRSQSTVSASSSGMSATAPNIYSICAVTPSQSETSSIKSEYADQWGYYIDYSRAPDVHTKSPVINTSNKPAGFNDYNTSQLSYGIQASIPLVHSGLAKPSSSSEEKPRRVTSPSSGYSSQSNTPTTLTPVPLSLKCMSPGNGKYKMKPIVPERRSSLISSVSISSSSTSLSSNTSDSQQQSITKCTSELPSPHSPPTPPLTPDPPPPPAMDIVDTVAFPSSPNFPPPPPEATMFPSTTDGHLWLPHSKYPDKRPRPNYPPPPPPLHIGHSMAPPPPPPLNPKVLKIGTPGEPILLRKEDKGNFAYNALNNHLNKQELVRPTVPLVTAHALQTVQLKSVKKASKLATEKLAEQVPDFKLQEKTSTLFSRASLGPSASPDHTSNVSVGERKNYNVPDQLQYSGYKSKTAKLTTGVTAAEQPLSGKREGGYPAAALNGKSTIGSEMSSPQEKPSTSQSTPNASPNKKPPPISKKPKLFLIVPPPQLDLAAGKIAEVNENVRRMPNASARDALSEHCEELNGRIAAENNSEETVSFVYQAEEAGLSSCEVIEENAFFTLPPAVETQRSQEEEEQPTMSDEDSTSDSNTDSASSARKSPLEDDSEEVFEPKRSSSSSLQLSSYMEGSEVNTPTRPRTTEDLFAAIHRSKRKVLGRKESDDDHCKNHCPSPPVTPTGGVPSLSSFKQPGPIQRSIRRTSTSSDTFKALLLKKGSRSECGSRMSAAEMLKHTDPRFQRSMSDTSLEPPESPTLSSPSNNKRAQEEWAKSEGLMPRSMSVSGTRYSRSRTPPSAASSKYNVRSRLQSSPMTVICEGEGEAVDGVENSLLKVPLMSTRSLDRFHRTDFDLNYSMDAEEAHPRIPIDLMTKLLEGNTGEYTGSLEENS encoded by the exons TTTTCGGTTTCTTCAAATGAAGAAGAGCAGCTCCTCTCAAGCAAAAGGCCCAAGACTCCCGTGTCCAATGAGTTCTCCGACACTCACACTAACTGGACCAAGTCTCTTCCACTACCCACTCCAGAGGAAAAGATGCGTCAAGAGTCTCAGGCCGTGCACACGGATGTGATCCCCATTAACGTTACTG GGGAGAATTTCGACCGCCAGGCCAGCTTCCGGCGGTCTCTtattcacacagacactgtggtaAGACGTCCGAAGAAAGTCAAAAGGAGAAAGACTATTACAGGCATCCCAGACAACATACAAAAGGAGCTAG CAGGTACTGTCCAGCTTGGTTTCAGAGGACATTCAATGCACATACCAGATAACTATAGCACATTGGAGAAACTGGAAACATGCCACCCTACCACACAACGGTCAGATACTAGGGATTTCAGCTGCCAGACTGATGAAATAAAGATAGTGCCCCCATCAGTCAGACGAATTCGGGCACAGAAAGGGCAAGGAATCGCAGCTCTGATGTCCAATTCATCAGGAAATATGTCTACTTTAAACGACACATCAGGATTTCTCTCACGTCTGAATGGAGAGCTGCACTTCCGTAGCCTGCCGAGGCCTGGCCCACGAGTCTGTTTGCAGTCCCTGGAGCAGAAGCAGGATGATCGTGACCAAATAGAGGACTCTCTCATCACTTTGCCACGCCAGTTAAGCAAATTACAAGTGGATGATAGTGTAGTTCACCTGAGAGACAACCCCAGGGCCGGAACACTCCAAAGACCAAAGTCCCAAGAAATACGGGGCTCCGAAAGTGAAGTTCAATCAAACCCAGCTTGTATGGTCTCTCCTCATGCTGCGTATTCAACCAGCGTCATCCCAAATGCCATGTTGTACTCTTCCTCTGAGGTGATTGCCATTCACACCTCTCAGAGCACCGGGAAGTTGGATAGTAAAGTGACATCCAGCTGCTCCTCTTCCCACACAAAGAGCATATACAGGGACCGTGGCCGTGTAAACAGTACTTTACGCATTAAAGATGACCACCATTCCTCCAGTGGTAACTGGAGTGACAACAGCTCAGCCCGGCACTCACAGACCTCTGATACAATCTCACCTACTGCCGTAACCATGGTTTCCCTACGTGATTCTGCAGTATCGCTCATCAATACCGGTAACATGAACAATGGACCCCAAACTATGCCCTGCAGAATGAATCCTGGGTTTATTAACCACTCTCAGGACAGTGATACCCGCAGTGAATCCAGCTACTCGGATGGCCGACAAAGAAATGGCAGCATAACCAGCAGCATCAACAGCACAGACAACTGGACATTTGAAGCCAGGGAAAATGACCGGGCTTTCTCAAGGAAACCATCATCTGTGGTCTCTGGCTCTCCTGTAAGTAATATGAGCACCTGCAGCTCAGAGAGGAAAGCCGACTCCAGCTCCCTGTTCTCGCTAGACCATGATGGTTATTACACTTCGATGCATGTGGACTCTGGAATCAATTCAGGTAACCAAAGCCACAACAATGACATTCAGAATCCCCGGCATAGCATCATCAATATCTTTGATAAGAAAGAGAAGCAGAGCATAGACGTCAGGTCTATCTACAGTGACAAATCCCTTACGCGCAGCATATCTTTGAAGAAGCCCAAAAAGCCTCCTCCACTGCCATCCAGAACAGACTCGCTTAGGAGGCCACTTAAGAAAAATGCCCAGTCTAACGGTCAAGTGCTCAGTGAAACACTAATCGCTTCTCTCCAGCAGTCCTTGCAGCTAAACCTGAAGGGTAAAAGCAGTAGCTCGCCTTCTCAGAGTCCCTGCAGTGACTATGAGGATCCCTGGATCTTACGCTCTCGCAGTCAGAGTACTGTCAGCGCAAGCAGTAGTGGGATGTCAGCCACAGCTCCCAACATCTATTCTATATGTGCCGTTACCCCCTCACAGAGCGAGACGAGTAGTATAAAATCTGAATATGCCGATCAGTGGGGCTACTACATTGACTATTCACGGGCTCCAGATGTGCACACGAAATCACCTGTAATTAACACTTCAAATAAGCCAGCTGGGTTTAATGATTACAACACTTCCCAGCTGAGCTATGGAATACAGGCTTCCATACCACTAGTGCACAGTGGGTTAGCCAAACCAAGTAGCTCATCTGAAGAGAAGCCGCGTAGGGTTACATCCCCATCAAGTGGGTATTCTAGCCAGTCAAACACCCCCACCACACTGACGCCTGTACCTCTCTCATTGAAATGCATGTCTCCAGGAAATGGAAAGTACAAAATGAAGCCCATAGTGCCTGAAAGAAGATCCTCTCTGATATCATCGGTTTCTATTTCCTCTTCATCAACCTCACTTTCTTCAAACACATCCGACTCCCAGCAGCAGAGCATAACAAAATGTACTTCGGAATTGccgtctcctcactctcctcccacaccccctctcactcccgatCCACCTCCTCCACCTGCAATGGATATAGTTGACACAGTTGCCTTTCCATCATCACCAAAttttccacctccacctccagaGGCTACAATGTTTCCTTCAACCACTGACGGACATCTGTGGCTTCCACACTCCAAATATCCTGATAAACGTCCACGCCCTaattaccccccaccccctccaccactACACATTGGGCACTCCATGgctcctccacctccaccccctctTAATCCAAAGGTGCTAAAAATTGGAACACCAGGTGAGCCAATTCTACTTagaaaagaggacaaggggaattTTGCATATAATGCTCTAAATAATCACCTAAATAAGCAAGAACTGGTGAGACCAACTGTTCCCCTGGTTACTGCGCATGCCTTACAAACGGTGCAGTTAAAGTCTGTAAAAAAAGCATCAAAGTTGGCGACTGAAAAATTAGCTGAGCAGGTGCCAGATTTCAAACTTCAGGAAAAGACGTCAACCTTATTTTCACGGGCTTCTTTAGGACCATCTGCCTCTCCAGATCACACATCCAATGTGAGCGTCGGAGAGAGAAAAAATTACAATGTGCCAGACCAATTGCAATACTCTGGTTATAAAAGCAAGACGGCTAAACTAACTACTGGGGTGACGGCAGCAGAACAACCTCTCTCAGGGAAAAGAGAAGGAGGCTATCCGGCTGCTGCACTCAATGGAAAGTCAACAATTGGGTCCGAAATGTCGTCGCCACAAGAGAAACCTAGCACTTCACAAAGTACACCAAATGCATCTCCCAACAAGAAGCCGCCCCCTATTTCAAAGAAGCCCAAGTTGTTCCTCATCGTTCCACCTCCGCAGCTTGATTTGGCAGCAGGAAAAATAGCTGAAGTCAATGAAAATGTGAGACGCATGCCAAATGCCTCTGCGAGAGATGCTCTGAGCGAACATTGTGAAGAGCTAAATGGTCGGATAGCAGCTGAAAACAATTCAGAGGAGACTGTCAGCTTCGTTTACCAAGCAGAAGAAGCTGGTTTGTCCTCTTGCGAAGTTATTGAGGAGAACGCATTTTTCACCCTACCCCCAGCTGTGGAAACCCAGAGGAGCCAGGAAGAGGAGGAACAGCCAACAATGTCAGATGAAGACAGTACTTCTGATAGCAACACCGACAGTGCCAGCAGCGCCCGAAAATCACCTCTGGAAGATGATAGTG AGGAGGTTTTCGAGCCAAAGAGATCAAGTTCATCTTCTCTTCAGCTAAGCAGCTACATGGAAGGCAGTGAAGTGAATACTCCAACCAGACCTAGAACTACTGAGGACCTGTTTGCAGCCATTCACAG ATCCAAAAGGAAGGTTCTTGGCCGCAAGGAGTCTGATGACGATCACTGCAAGAACCACTGTCCCTCTCCTCCAGTGACTCCAACGGGCGGTGTTCCAAGTCTGAGCTCCTTCAAGCAGCCGGGACCAATCCAAAGAAGTATTCGGAGGACCAGTACTAGCAGCGACACCTTCAAGGCCCTGCTGTTGAAGAAGGGAAGCAGGTCTGAGTGTGGCTCACGCATGTCTGCTGCGGAAATGCTGAAGCACACCGACCCAAGGTTTCAGAGGTCGATGTCCGATACATCCCTGGAGCCCCCTGAAAGCCCAACATTGTCTTCACCAAGCAATAACAAGAGGGCAcaggaggaatgggccaagaGTGAGGGACTGATGCCCAGGAGCATGTCCGTCTCGGGCACCAGGTACAGCCGCTCCAGAACGCCGCCTTCAGCAGCCAGCAGCAAGTATAATGTCCGTAGCCGCCTCCAGAGCAGCCCTATGACAGTGATTTGTGAAGGAGAAGGCGAGGCTGTCGACGGTGTGGAAAACAGCCTACTGAAGGTGCCTTTGATGAGCACAAGGAGTCTGGACAGGTTTCACAGGACTGACTTTGATCTAAATTATTCCATGGATGCTGAAGAGGCTCACCCCAGAATCCCCATAGACTTGATGACTAAACTTTTAGAAGGGAATACAGGGGAATATACTGGCTCGTTAGAAGAAAATAGTTAA
- the NHSL1 gene encoding NHS-like protein 1 isoform X9: MLVVTRTVSSLDKESKWTVHYTASWHQQENVFLPSSRPQCVEDLHRQAKLNLKSVLRECDKLRRDGCRSSQYYSQGPSFSSSTSMVCTSCQEDDEEHDHKSNLLGCVCQSCHSVCCYLIPWNVKFSVSSNEEEQLLSSKRPKTPVSNEFSDTHTNWTKSLPLPTPEEKMRQESQAVHTDVIPINVTGENFDRQASFRRSLIHTDTVVRRPKKVKRRKTITGIPDNIQKELAGTVQLGFRGHSMHIPDNYSTLEKLETCHPTTQRSDTRDFSCQTDEIKIVPPSVRRIRAQKGQGIAALMSNSSGNMSTLNDTSGFLSRLNGELHFRSLPRPGPRVCLQSLEQKQDDRDQIEDSLITLPRQLSKLQVDDSVVHLRDNPRAGTLQRPKSQEIRGSESEVQSNPACMVSPHAAYSTSVIPNAMLYSSSEVIAIHTSQSTGKLDSKVTSSCSSSHTKSIYRDRGRVNSTLRIKDDHHSSSGNWSDNSSARHSQTSDTISPTAVTMVSLRDSAVSLINTGNMNNGPQTMPCRMNPGFINHSQDSDTRSESSYSDGRQRNGSITSSINSTDNWTFEARENDRAFSRKPSSVVSGSPVSNMSTCSSERKADSSSLFSLDHDGYYTSMHVDSGINSGNQSHNNDIQNPRHSIINIFDKKEKQSIDVRSIYSDKSLTRSISLKKPKKPPPLPSRTDSLRRPLKKNAQSNGQVLSETLIASLQQSLQLNLKGKSSSSPSQSPCSDYEDPWILRSRSQSTVSASSSGMSATAPNIYSICAVTPSQSETSSIKSEYADQWGYYIDYSRAPDVHTKSPVINTSNKPAGFNDYNTSQLSYGIQASIPLVHSGLAKPSSSSEEKPRRVTSPSSGYSSQSNTPTTLTPVPLSLKCMSPGNGKYKMKPIVPERRSSLISSVSISSSSTSLSSNTSDSQQQSITKCTSELPSPHSPPTPPLTPDPPPPPAMDIVDTVAFPSSPNFPPPPPEATMFPSTTDGHLWLPHSKYPDKRPRPNYPPPPPPLHIGHSMAPPPPPPLNPKVLKIGTPGEPILLRKEDKGNFAYNALNNHLNKQELVRPTVPLVTAHALQTVQLKSVKKASKLATEKLAEQVPDFKLQEKTSTLFSRASLGPSASPDHTSNVSVGERKNYNVPDQLQYSGYKSKTAKLTTGVTAAEQPLSGKREGGYPAAALNGKSTIGSEMSSPQEKPSTSQSTPNASPNKKPPPISKKPKLFLIVPPPQLDLAAGKIAEVNENVRRMPNASARDALSEHCEELNGRIAAENNSEETVSFVYQAEEAGLSSCEVIEENAFFTLPPAVETQRSQEEEEQPTMSDEDSTSDSNTDSASSARKSPLEDDSEEVFEPKRSSSSSLQLSSYMEGSEVNTPTRPRTTEDLFAAIHRSKRKVLGRKESDDDHCKNHCPSPPVTPTGGVPSLSSFKQPGPIQRSIRRTSTSSDTFKALLLKKGSRSECGSRMSAAEMLKHTDPRFQRSMSDTSLEPPESPTLSSPSNNKRAQEEWAKSEGLMPRSMSVSGTRYSRSRTPPSAASSKYNVRSRLQSSPMTVICEGEGEAVDGVENSLLKVPLMSTRSLDRFHRTDFDLNYSMDAEEAHPRIPIDLMTKLLEGNTGEYTGSLEENS, encoded by the exons TTTTCGGTTTCTTCAAATGAAGAAGAGCAGCTCCTCTCAAGCAAAAGGCCCAAGACTCCCGTGTCCAATGAGTTCTCCGACACTCACACTAACTGGACCAAGTCTCTTCCACTACCCACTCCAGAGGAAAAGATGCGTCAAGAGTCTCAGGCCGTGCACACGGATGTGATCCCCATTAACGTTACTG GGGAGAATTTCGACCGCCAGGCCAGCTTCCGGCGGTCTCTtattcacacagacactgtggtaAGACGTCCGAAGAAAGTCAAAAGGAGAAAGACTATTACAGGCATCCCAGACAACATACAAAAGGAGCTAG CAGGTACTGTCCAGCTTGGTTTCAGAGGACATTCAATGCACATACCAGATAACTATAGCACATTGGAGAAACTGGAAACATGCCACCCTACCACACAACGGTCAGATACTAGGGATTTCAGCTGCCAGACTGATGAAATAAAGATAGTGCCCCCATCAGTCAGACGAATTCGGGCACAGAAAGGGCAAGGAATCGCAGCTCTGATGTCCAATTCATCAGGAAATATGTCTACTTTAAACGACACATCAGGATTTCTCTCACGTCTGAATGGAGAGCTGCACTTCCGTAGCCTGCCGAGGCCTGGCCCACGAGTCTGTTTGCAGTCCCTGGAGCAGAAGCAGGATGATCGTGACCAAATAGAGGACTCTCTCATCACTTTGCCACGCCAGTTAAGCAAATTACAAGTGGATGATAGTGTAGTTCACCTGAGAGACAACCCCAGGGCCGGAACACTCCAAAGACCAAAGTCCCAAGAAATACGGGGCTCCGAAAGTGAAGTTCAATCAAACCCAGCTTGTATGGTCTCTCCTCATGCTGCGTATTCAACCAGCGTCATCCCAAATGCCATGTTGTACTCTTCCTCTGAGGTGATTGCCATTCACACCTCTCAGAGCACCGGGAAGTTGGATAGTAAAGTGACATCCAGCTGCTCCTCTTCCCACACAAAGAGCATATACAGGGACCGTGGCCGTGTAAACAGTACTTTACGCATTAAAGATGACCACCATTCCTCCAGTGGTAACTGGAGTGACAACAGCTCAGCCCGGCACTCACAGACCTCTGATACAATCTCACCTACTGCCGTAACCATGGTTTCCCTACGTGATTCTGCAGTATCGCTCATCAATACCGGTAACATGAACAATGGACCCCAAACTATGCCCTGCAGAATGAATCCTGGGTTTATTAACCACTCTCAGGACAGTGATACCCGCAGTGAATCCAGCTACTCGGATGGCCGACAAAGAAATGGCAGCATAACCAGCAGCATCAACAGCACAGACAACTGGACATTTGAAGCCAGGGAAAATGACCGGGCTTTCTCAAGGAAACCATCATCTGTGGTCTCTGGCTCTCCTGTAAGTAATATGAGCACCTGCAGCTCAGAGAGGAAAGCCGACTCCAGCTCCCTGTTCTCGCTAGACCATGATGGTTATTACACTTCGATGCATGTGGACTCTGGAATCAATTCAGGTAACCAAAGCCACAACAATGACATTCAGAATCCCCGGCATAGCATCATCAATATCTTTGATAAGAAAGAGAAGCAGAGCATAGACGTCAGGTCTATCTACAGTGACAAATCCCTTACGCGCAGCATATCTTTGAAGAAGCCCAAAAAGCCTCCTCCACTGCCATCCAGAACAGACTCGCTTAGGAGGCCACTTAAGAAAAATGCCCAGTCTAACGGTCAAGTGCTCAGTGAAACACTAATCGCTTCTCTCCAGCAGTCCTTGCAGCTAAACCTGAAGGGTAAAAGCAGTAGCTCGCCTTCTCAGAGTCCCTGCAGTGACTATGAGGATCCCTGGATCTTACGCTCTCGCAGTCAGAGTACTGTCAGCGCAAGCAGTAGTGGGATGTCAGCCACAGCTCCCAACATCTATTCTATATGTGCCGTTACCCCCTCACAGAGCGAGACGAGTAGTATAAAATCTGAATATGCCGATCAGTGGGGCTACTACATTGACTATTCACGGGCTCCAGATGTGCACACGAAATCACCTGTAATTAACACTTCAAATAAGCCAGCTGGGTTTAATGATTACAACACTTCCCAGCTGAGCTATGGAATACAGGCTTCCATACCACTAGTGCACAGTGGGTTAGCCAAACCAAGTAGCTCATCTGAAGAGAAGCCGCGTAGGGTTACATCCCCATCAAGTGGGTATTCTAGCCAGTCAAACACCCCCACCACACTGACGCCTGTACCTCTCTCATTGAAATGCATGTCTCCAGGAAATGGAAAGTACAAAATGAAGCCCATAGTGCCTGAAAGAAGATCCTCTCTGATATCATCGGTTTCTATTTCCTCTTCATCAACCTCACTTTCTTCAAACACATCCGACTCCCAGCAGCAGAGCATAACAAAATGTACTTCGGAATTGccgtctcctcactctcctcccacaccccctctcactcccgatCCACCTCCTCCACCTGCAATGGATATAGTTGACACAGTTGCCTTTCCATCATCACCAAAttttccacctccacctccagaGGCTACAATGTTTCCTTCAACCACTGACGGACATCTGTGGCTTCCACACTCCAAATATCCTGATAAACGTCCACGCCCTaattaccccccaccccctccaccactACACATTGGGCACTCCATGgctcctccacctccaccccctctTAATCCAAAGGTGCTAAAAATTGGAACACCAGGTGAGCCAATTCTACTTagaaaagaggacaaggggaattTTGCATATAATGCTCTAAATAATCACCTAAATAAGCAAGAACTGGTGAGACCAACTGTTCCCCTGGTTACTGCGCATGCCTTACAAACGGTGCAGTTAAAGTCTGTAAAAAAAGCATCAAAGTTGGCGACTGAAAAATTAGCTGAGCAGGTGCCAGATTTCAAACTTCAGGAAAAGACGTCAACCTTATTTTCACGGGCTTCTTTAGGACCATCTGCCTCTCCAGATCACACATCCAATGTGAGCGTCGGAGAGAGAAAAAATTACAATGTGCCAGACCAATTGCAATACTCTGGTTATAAAAGCAAGACGGCTAAACTAACTACTGGGGTGACGGCAGCAGAACAACCTCTCTCAGGGAAAAGAGAAGGAGGCTATCCGGCTGCTGCACTCAATGGAAAGTCAACAATTGGGTCCGAAATGTCGTCGCCACAAGAGAAACCTAGCACTTCACAAAGTACACCAAATGCATCTCCCAACAAGAAGCCGCCCCCTATTTCAAAGAAGCCCAAGTTGTTCCTCATCGTTCCACCTCCGCAGCTTGATTTGGCAGCAGGAAAAATAGCTGAAGTCAATGAAAATGTGAGACGCATGCCAAATGCCTCTGCGAGAGATGCTCTGAGCGAACATTGTGAAGAGCTAAATGGTCGGATAGCAGCTGAAAACAATTCAGAGGAGACTGTCAGCTTCGTTTACCAAGCAGAAGAAGCTGGTTTGTCCTCTTGCGAAGTTATTGAGGAGAACGCATTTTTCACCCTACCCCCAGCTGTGGAAACCCAGAGGAGCCAGGAAGAGGAGGAACAGCCAACAATGTCAGATGAAGACAGTACTTCTGATAGCAACACCGACAGTGCCAGCAGCGCCCGAAAATCACCTCTGGAAGATGATAGTG AGGAGGTTTTCGAGCCAAAGAGATCAAGTTCATCTTCTCTTCAGCTAAGCAGCTACATGGAAGGCAGTGAAGTGAATACTCCAACCAGACCTAGAACTACTGAGGACCTGTTTGCAGCCATTCACAG ATCCAAAAGGAAGGTTCTTGGCCGCAAGGAGTCTGATGACGATCACTGCAAGAACCACTGTCCCTCTCCTCCAGTGACTCCAACGGGCGGTGTTCCAAGTCTGAGCTCCTTCAAGCAGCCGGGACCAATCCAAAGAAGTATTCGGAGGACCAGTACTAGCAGCGACACCTTCAAGGCCCTGCTGTTGAAGAAGGGAAGCAGGTCTGAGTGTGGCTCACGCATGTCTGCTGCGGAAATGCTGAAGCACACCGACCCAAGGTTTCAGAGGTCGATGTCCGATACATCCCTGGAGCCCCCTGAAAGCCCAACATTGTCTTCACCAAGCAATAACAAGAGGGCAcaggaggaatgggccaagaGTGAGGGACTGATGCCCAGGAGCATGTCCGTCTCGGGCACCAGGTACAGCCGCTCCAGAACGCCGCCTTCAGCAGCCAGCAGCAAGTATAATGTCCGTAGCCGCCTCCAGAGCAGCCCTATGACAGTGATTTGTGAAGGAGAAGGCGAGGCTGTCGACGGTGTGGAAAACAGCCTACTGAAGGTGCCTTTGATGAGCACAAGGAGTCTGGACAGGTTTCACAGGACTGACTTTGATCTAAATTATTCCATGGATGCTGAAGAGGCTCACCCCAGAATCCCCATAGACTTGATGACTAAACTTTTAGAAGGGAATACAGGGGAATATACTGGCTCGTTAGAAGAAAATAGTTAA